The window TAGTTATTATTCTAGGACATACAAATCTAACAAAGAGACGATTAAAGATTaaaagttaagaagaagaaaacaccaTCGAAAAAGTGAAATAAACGCAGCTGTTCTTTGTAAGCTTTACAAACTAATAGATAATCAAATCTATTATTTTCCTTATTCGTCTTCTTCCTTACATGATTATCTTGTTTGGCTATCGTTCTTCTGACGAAACTCCAATAAACGTCGCATCGCTTCCCAACAACACATCTCCAGCAAACGGGAGatgacatgtttttttgttatagctAATGCCCATAAATGATGAAATGTTGAATATCATCTTCTGAATCTCGTTCCATGCTGACATCCCCAAAAGCACCcatataaaaatttgttaaagtCTATTCGTAAAATCAAAGACAATCTGATCTCTCGCCACCATATCCTTAGAGCAAGATTATCGGTGGTCTCTTATTTGTGGGTTGTTTAAACACTGTTTGgttattttatgaattaattgtgttttgttttgaatataagaacccatgatttcttagttaaaattttcttctccaatggtaggttctaattttgggtatcttatttttgaaaataatttttttttgaaatttaaaatttttaaatagaatagaagtggtataaatgtgtaaacatttaagattttataaaaatagaagatattgcatttaattaattttcaaacatacaaaacataataaaaacattaatacatattacaatagaagtgcaattcataaatggGGAAAATGATTAATGTAATATTGATTTGTGCCAAATTTTTAGGTTCTGTTTCTAAACAAGCTGTGTTTTGGTTGAGTGTGTTTTTAAAACAGTAAAGAATGGGAGAACAGACCCAATTTGTTGGTCTTGTACCAGAAATTTGGACCAGTCTCCCTATGAACAGACTGTGGAACAAAGGTCTTGTGTCTGCAGTGGTTATCATGGACAGTGCTGAGACATGACCATCAACGCTGGCTTTGTCTTCCACTTCCATAGCATCtgaagaagcttcttctttgtgtttcaACTTTGATACATGTTGCCTCTGATGTTTCTCTCTTCGCTTCTTTGAGAGTTGGGTTCTCTTGAAGCAGATACAAGTTCTGTTGTAAAACATTCCACAAAAGCAGATACATTTATACATGTTAGTCATATAAAAGTTTCTTTCATTAAGAATCTAAAGCACAACCATGCTACTTAAACCACCAATGCCGCCTCTCTATGACTTCAGAATTAAAACCGAGAATGCTAATAAGTTCTGTTTCAATCAATTCTACATGCACAATCATGAGTTCTTGACACACAAACCTCAAATTCACCAATGTTTAATGTGACACATAAATCACCAATATTACTTCTCTTTGCCTCCAGATTCAAAATAGAGAAGATGCTAGCTAGTTCAGTTTCAATCGATTCTATAACAGCAGATANACAGTAAAGAATGGGAGAACAGACCCAATTTGTTGGTCTTGTACCAGAAATTTGGGTGTGACCATTCTCCACCATTCTCCAGCAATGATTATATCGTTTATCTTTGTTCCATATAACAACGGGAGTGATAGCAGTCCCATATCGTTATTCCTAAGACAAACAAGAGGTGATTAAGAGTTTTTACACAGCATAAAAGTTTAATGCATCTTCTGATTGATCATCACCATCAAGCTGATGGAAAGGTTTAGTATTGCTTTCGACACtagtcttcttcctcaatctgcTTGCTACTGAACCACCTTTCCCTCTAATATACACACGACAACCAGTAGTTGCTTCTACTCGCTTCAATGAGTTCCCTCTAGGAATCAGAAGCCTTCCCGCAAAATTGAACTAACAACCAAAAGCAGAAGAACGCTTATTCACCTGATTTCCATTGTCTCAAAGATATAAAATTTGGTCTGTTTCTCCCTATGAACAGACCGTGGAACAAAGGTCTTGTGTCTGCAGTGGTTAGCGTGGACAGTGCTGAGACATGACCGTCAACGCTGGCTTTGTCTTCCACTTCCATAGCATCtgaagaagcttcttctttgtgtttcaGCTTTGATACATGTTGCCTCTGATGTTTCTCTCTTCGCTTCTTTGAGAGTTGGGTTCTCTTGAAGCAGATACAAGTTCTGTTGTAAAACATTCCACAAAAGCAGATACATTTATACATGCTAGTCATGTAAAAGTTTCTTTCATTAAGAATCCAAAGCACAACCATGCTACTTAAACCACCAATGCCGCCTCTCTATGACTTCAGAATTAAAACCGAGAATGCTAATAAGTTCTGTTTCAATCAATTCTACATGCACAATCATGAGTTCTTGACACACAAACCTCAGATTCACCAATGTTTAATGTGACACATAAATCACCAATATTACTTCTCTTTGCCTCCAgattcaaaacagagaagatgcTAGCTAGTTCTGTTTCAATCGATTCTATAACAGCAGATACTTTAACACcatctttaaaacaaaacatgtcaCATAAACCAACAATGCAACGTCTTTAACCTCagattcacaaaagaaaaagatgaagagagaagGAATCATACGATGGAACAAACGCTTAGCAAGAGTATCATTAGGCATGAACTCTGAAACAAGAAGCCTTTCATCTTCATCGAAACAGTATCCCAACAACTTGACGAGTCTCTTGTGCTTTAGCTCCGCAGCGTCTTGTGCTTTAGCTCCGCAGCGTCTTGTGCCTCTACCTGAAAAAGATGGGATAAACAGAATCAAACCCATCCGAAGAGATCAATGGCGACAGTTGTTAGAAGTTTTTGAAGTGTATTGTGTACCTCAAAGTCTAATCTCTAAACTTTAACTAAACACTAATTTACACAATTAGAAATAGAAACGTACCATGAGAAAAACTATTGTAGATTCAAATCTCCGAATTGGTGAAAGAAATGCTTCGATTTGGTGAAGGAGACTCAACGTTTTCAATGAACCGACTCGCCGATTAGCTGAACCATAGTCCACGTTGAGACTCAGCCACGATGGAGATGTTGCTAAAACGCTCGATAACCTCATATAACGATTCGATCTCGTCCGATTATCGTTCCGATTGTCGTTCTTCGCAGATTTTCGcgaaagagagggagagaagaagaagaagaaaaataaggaaaataaattTGGGTATTTTGTTCGACCAATACAATGTTGACACGTATCGTCTCTTAGATCAGAAATGGGTATACTATATAAGGGGTTCTCTtagatttttccttttgttctgatttatttttttccaccaAATTGCTAAGAACTCCCCTATAAACTTGCCGATGGGGAAGGTCTTAGGCAATGTCTCGAACCGGGGCTATGAACCGATGTCTGCATTAAGAATCTCTTCCATTCGCTTTTATTGTCAATCCAAATCCAAATGATACCAGGATCAATATCCAAATTACATCTACATACCATTTGGCGGAGGGAAACGACAACTGCCGAAAATGCCACTTCATTCTTAGGCCAATGATGTCTAATTGgcttcaagaagaagatgaaacataATTGAAGACGAAACACCGGCAACAACACAATTGTGATCGCCGGAAAAACGTTCTACAAGAGAGATGGATGGCTACGAATAGCCAACCGAAACGCATAATTATGGAAGAGAGAGATTTCGGTCTACTGAGCCCGCAAGACCTTCGACGGTTGTGCCGAAACTGAGGAATTTGGTCCATCTTCAAGGCCACTGATGGTGGCTCTGCAACATGACTCTCTGAAATCGAACCCAGTTTTATATGATTAGGGGAATAGATCTGAGGCAGACTGCATGGATTTAATTGTCGGTGAAACCCATCTCGTTTCATCGGAAATCTTGGAAACTTTTTCATGAATTAAAGAAGATGGATTTGAGGGTCTCTGgatttaaatgaattttatgTAAAGAGAAGAAACTCCAAACGAAATATGAATTGGAATTATGGTCGACGCCAAAGGTGATGCCGGCCAGAAAAAAATTAACGAAACGGTTGCGTTCAAAGTATTGCCTTTTTCGTCGCACTAAGAGAGAAGAGCCTGAAATGTAATTTTccttactttttattattatttacataaatatattattaaaatatatgagacaatgtttatttctattaattttataaaattaaagatttaatcaactattaaaatccaaaaatgtatttaattatcactTTCACAATCtatttaattatgaaaattaaattacatttcacaaaaattataaaccatttatttaactttttgaaatacTAAACTTAGTGTCCTGTTTTGAAAAAGTCTATGACTATTcaactatatttaaaataataattaaatgaattatcacaataatcataaaaataaattacataccacaaacaatttaaacttattcatctatttaaatttttaaaggcAAAACTTAttctccttttaaaaaaaatctgataactattcatgtatattaaaaattaattatcacaatataatcttaaaaataaataacatctAGCAAACTATTTTAAATCTATTCACCAATTAAACTTTTGAACAACAAAACTTCATCtcctatttaaaattttcaataatttttttaatatatgtgacTCAGAATCTTAACATGGTatgtgttatttaattttttgaaaatcctagaCAATCATTTATTTCTATAAGTTTCCACCAGAGCTacactttttaattatttaccactttttatacatttttctcattgcatttttacacttaggattagtttaaattaaattgattggtctaaaaaatattactttatcTATTTAGTGACATAGTCATgtagataataatgtgaaacataaaaaatgtgaatttgattttagaaacacaaaaaatgacatcaaaactttctccacaacgttgaaattctttttcacgtttaaatatttcacggatgaaacatatttttacacaaaataaacgcAAActtgaataaacgaaaaaaaaattacttacaaattttgtttttcacaaaaaaatcttaaatctcaaataataatgataatattcATCCTGCATATAGTGCGGGTACCTAGTTGAGTTTAAGATAGTTGTATTGTGAgatagttttcttttctttttttttttaattaaggtttttctttctcttttgtgacaaaagaagaaaataattttcattttcttttatattatccaatttctttctctctattttgCGAACATATAtccaattttcataaaatatatatatatatatatagttaggtAGGTAGATGTAGGTGACTAGTTTAAGATTTGCTCTTCTCAAAGTCTCCGTAACAAGAGACTCTCTATTCTacattttatcttttctttgggtcttcctttgtatatatagtaataatgTGTGTTGTATATGACATTCTTGGTAGAGTATGAAGTATGAACCTCCCGAGACTATCTCAacactaaagaaaaataaagttccATATTCTTAATGTGTCTTACAATATTGGTCTCATGCATCCCTACAAAATAAAGATCAATGACAGATATAAGCCTTTTTCTCAAATTCTTATGAATTTAGGTATTATTATCCGGACTTACAAAAAATAAGTATCTAATTTgatctaaaattataaaattgccCCTCTTCTCTCTCAtgattctctcttctctcacgattttctctctgttttctcagCTAATTTTTCCCCCGTGACTTAAATCTGTGATTTGGAAGATGAATATTTTTGGATCTGTGAGAGATTAAAGTAACTCCCAGTTTATACACGCTGGCCGCCGCCCATTCCAATGGATAAAAAACCCATCCAATTATTTCTATCTCAtagtttcttgtttggtttatGGAAAATTAAAGAAGTTTGATTGATCAATGTTTATGATTGAGCCTTCGGGTTCACTAGATAGTATCTCCTTAaggtttagttttctttaaccaaaaagaaatagatTAAATCAATTGGTTTGGAGATGGTGTTGGGGCGTTTGTATCTCGAAGGCTAAAATTTCTTGTGTCAAAGTGACAGAGATAGTGTTAATGGAGCATGTGCCATGGTTTTGAAGGTCATGgttggaagaagaaacaaggatTTTGATCGGCGGCAGTCGGAAGAAAAAATGGTTATTGTTTGTCTGGTGAAGAGAACGAATGAGAAGATACAGAAgggcaaaaacaaaattgtcttTGACACAAAAAGTCTAAAATCGAGAGTCCGGACTAGAGTACCCAATCTCAAATATTTAACCCACAAAAGCcctattttaataaatattccTACAAAAGAAAGTTCTTAAAACACTCACTCAGAAATTTCCAAACTTTTTTAGTTGTAATTAGCCTCTTACGTCTATTTTTGTTTCCTCATAATCTTCGTTGAACTAATGGAATATGTAACACACGCACGATTAGGTCCAAAACAGAACAAGTTTCTTAAGTCTTTTGCTGTTCTTCCTCGGAGAACCCTCTGTATCACGCCTTATTCTCATCTCTTCCATCTCCAATctactctctttcttcttcatcgccaACGAATTCGATTCCTCAGATTTTAGTCCTTCCATCTCCAATctactctctttcttcttcatcgccaACGGATTCAATTCCTCAGATGTTAGTCTCACTTTCTCTAAAACATTCATAAGTtatgcaaaatatttttaatttttttttggtaggaaaatatttttatttctttactaTGCAATTACATAACCTTAATTTTtaacttataaatatattttgaatcaATTATGTCGTATAACGTGCATTAGCAATTAGATttatcccaattttttttttcttttacacaaagaaagaggaaaataaagataaaaaaactgagattgaaatatcaaaatacttgatatttaaaaactaaaactaaacccTATTTAAGTCTCAGTTTTTTagaaatctcttcttcttttacatcGACTTTCTCGTCGGCGGCGGTAAATCATGATTCTCAAGTTGATCAAATCGGTGGTTCAAGCAATAACTCGTCCGATACAATACTTGTTAATCTCCTACTCCGGTATCTTGTCGGCTTACCTTCGCTGACTGGTATAAAGGATCATCAAGTCACGGTTATCATCGAGGAAAAGACGGATGCTGGGACGCAAAACGTACTCCATGACGCCACTCGGGCATATCTTTTCAGTAAAATCAGAGTCGACTTGGTCAAGTTTTACGTCGGTGAATGTATGTTCGACGACATATACCAAGGGGTCGAGCTCAAGTGGAGGATTTTCGTTGATAACAAAAATACTGGAAATATCAATAAGCAGTGCTTCGAGCTGAGATTTGACGAAAAGCACAGAGATTTGGTTTTCGACTCTTACATACCTTTTGTGGAGAGCCAGGCCAAGAGCAGGAAGAGAATCCTCGAGATGCACACATACTCTCTTTGCTCTGAGACTCTTGGGCAATCAAGAGCCTCAATCACCATTCAACCTTTGAAACGATTGTTATGAAGGAAGGGCTCAAGCGTGACCTCATCGATGATCTTGACCGGTTCATCAGCAAGGAAGATTTCTACAAAAGAGACCGGCGACGGCGGCACTGGGTGAGATTTCACTTGTTGCATGGGCAACCAGGGACCGGAAAGACTAGTCTTGTTGCTGCTATGGCTAAATATCTTAACTTCGATGTCTATAAACTAACCCTCCCTCTAGGGTTGAAAACTGACTTCGACCCGAGGAGACTTATCTCCAGAGCCAAGGACAGCTCGATTCTCCTCGTAGAGGATATAGACGGCTCCCTCGAGGTCTGTTCtccttttcttgatttcttttcaaaattatatttattgctTTCTTTAACAAGCTTCTTGTGCTTGATTAGTGTTCCAAATTACACACATCTCTTTAGACCATACCCCTCCCAAaaagttacattttaaaattcGCAAAGTGTGTAATTTTaaggttatgtttttttttcttttcttttacaaagactgttccaaaacaaatttatttattgatatcAATTTTAACCCATTCCCGCAATTTAATTTGAAAGTGATATAAGCCCCCTTtcaaaaagagagaatatttACAAACTAATTACCAttgttttacctttttgttgttgttgtgtgtgtgtatgatCAACAGGGATCGAATGTGGAATTATCGCAACTGTTAGGTTGCTTATCTCGGGTTTATGGCCATACACGCGTTGTAATATTCACGACAAACAACAAGGAGAGTCTTGACCCAACATTGCTATGTTGTATGGATATGAAGATTGACATGGGACATTGCTGTTTTGAGGGGTTCAAAACGTTGGCGTCTAACTACTTGGGCCTCTCTCATGACAATGATTGCCCACACCCTCTTTACCCGGATATCAAACGTTTAATTGATGGACAAGCTGTGACACCAGGTCAAGTCGCAGAGGAGCTAATGAAGAGCCTAGACGTTGATATCGCCCTCCAAGGTTTGGTGAGGACTTTGGAGATGAAGAGTAGTTTAATATCAAGTAAGATTGACGAAGATGACAAAATACTTGTGAGGTTGTGAGTATATTTCCTTAAGGAGTATTCGAAAGTTTTGCTAGTCTTGAGCATGTTGATTAACAACtagtttattttaaacatcgattaaaaatatttactgaCACGCTTGTGTTATTAAGCATGTTGAagtctctctgtttttctctaTGTGGTTTACAGAGCCACAAATGTTTCTTAAAATAATGTTCAATATGTgacattataatattaaaatgaaaattataaagataaattaaaattgataagAAAGTGTCATGATAATTTTGTCCTGTCCCCATGTATGGCTTTCAAAACCgtatatcaaaataaattaaattcaagTGCAAAACTAACTTCATCAGTTCTTATTGCAAgtgtcttcatcatcttctcacaGGCTCAAATCTTCAAAAACTGTGACCTCTTCCAGAAAACCCTCTTCCAGGAAACCCTCCTCTTCCAGAAAACCCTCTTCCAGGGAACCCTGGGAATCCACGCCTAACAGTCGGCCTCGAGATCCACTCGGGAGccacatcatcatcttcactatCAATTAGTTCCTCCCCATCCTCAACTTGAGCCGGAGTATCCACTTTCATTGTATCCTCATCGTCGGCTATACTTTTCTCTCCCTCTTcaagtttcttcatcttcttcacagaTTTATCATCGTCACAATTCTCTAGCTCTGACCTCTTTCTCTTGAGAATCTTTACCAAACCATCAAGGGCCGCATCAGCACCTTCACTTCTCATTAGTTCCTCAGCGACTTGAGCAGGAGTCAACACTTGTCCTTCAATCAAGTGCTTGATATCCGGATAGAGATGGTGAGTGTCACCATTTTCCTTAGAAGACAGGCCTAAATAGTTAGACGCCAATGTCTTAAATCCCTCAAAACTACAATGTCCCATGTAAATGTGCATATCCATACGGCCTGGTCTGAGCAATGCTGGATCGAGTTTCTCCTTGTTGTTCGTCGTGAATACTATTATGCGTTCATTTCCACAACTCGACCATAACCCGTCAATGCAATTCAAAAGTCCTGATAACGTCAATGGTGCTGATACCTATTCACACATAAAAAAAGTATAGGTACGACCCATGTATCGTTTGCAAGAAACAGAATGATTCAAAAACTCATATTAAAATCATCTTGAAGACCAACCTTGGAAGCACATAACGTTTTTTTGGACTTTTGGGTTGTTTTGGTTACAGGTTGCAATCTTGTAGGCAAATCCACGGAACAGTCAATATCTTCTACAAGAAGAATCGAGCTGTTCTTAGAGCCGAGAAGCAATGTCCTTAGCTCGGCGTCTCCCTTCACGCTTGCAAGCTGGAGATCATAAATATCGAACTTGAGGTAGTTAGCCATAGCGGCCACTAAACTAGTCTTCCCGGTCCCTGGTGGACCGTATAGCAAGTAACCCCTCTTCCAAGCCTTTCCAACTCTTTTGTAATAATCTTTTCTTCGGACGAACTTGTCAAGATCTTCCATCACAGAGCGCTTGAGATCTTCGTTCATAGCCATCGTGTCGAAGGTTGAAGGGTGCTCCAAGTTCACGGATTTCCATGCCATTTGCAAGTTGGAATGCATCTTGAGGATTCTGCGCTTGCTCTTAACTACCATTGCCTTGCTCTCCACGTAAGGTATATAGGATTTCACCACCAAATCTCTGTGTTTCTTGTCAAAGCTCAGCTCAAAATATTCCCGATTGAAGTTTCCATGATAGCGTTCCCCATGCTCATCAACCAtagacttcttcttgttgttagCAAAAAACCTCCACTTAAGCTTAACGCCATTGTAGACATCGGGGACAACCTCTCCGTCACTGAGGTAAAATTTGACCTCCTTCTGCGTAGGGTCTCTAGCTATATTTAGCCTGGACGAATTTGGACTTATCTTGGTGGATAGATAAGCCTCAGCAGCGTAGTAAAGCTCGTCGTGAATATGCACCGCTGACAATTGATCGATGGTAAGCGTGAGAGTCGTCGATGAACGAGAGCCAACCAAGGACTTGAGATAAGAGACGACGAAGTTTTGAACTGGACGTGGAATGATTGTGTTAATCATTGGCTTGATTATCGTGATGTATCCCATCATTGATGCGTAACTAGAGACCATTGATGATGCCGGAGAAGGGATATCTCTAGAGAACACCATCGTTTTTTAGATTAGGGTTTGGTCTCTCCTTTTCAATATGTTGTTGCGTCTGAAGCTTTTAGTTagattaatttttgttagtttataTATTGTATTGGGAGATagttttcctttaatttttctttttttatatttttttcctttttttctggttgagtatttttcttttttcctttgtgATAATATAACGATagaatatttccttttaatataaggtaaaatctctataaataaatatcttataaaacataaattaataatttttctagtATGGATCTATTTTTCATTGGATATTTTTTAGTTCAAACTATATTAGGCGTAACTTGTAGATCTCTATAGATAATTGATATGGAATGAGTGGACACGTgatgattaaaattatattcaacgGCAACGATTAGAAGTTTTGAATCTTCTGCTTCATTAATTGCGAATTTGTAAAAGTTTTTGTAACGTTTTAGATTCTCTCTAGGTTTGTTGGTGATTCATCTCTGtgaagagtcttcttcttctcaaggtgGATCCAAGTCTTCCTTGTTTTACGAACATTGGAGTCTCATCTTGTAATCCGATCGCTGTGATTGTTCGATATTGATCAGTTGTGAAATTGTGGTTTGATTCTTATCAATAATTATAGCCATATTAGTTTGAGAATATtacttatcaaaaaaatataaatttaaatataacctTAGAATGTTTGATGGATGAACCAAGAAAATAGAATTGAAAACCCAAAACCAGAAACTCTAAAAACTATATGAAGTACCAAAATCCTTACTGTAATCACTCAACTCTAGATTGTTCAGGTCTCCTCAATGTTAGATTATCCTCTTCTCCCTCTTCGagcatcttcctcttcttagaTTCATCATCACATTTCTCCGACTCtgatcttttccttttgagaACCTTAACCAAACCCTCAAGCGCCACATCAGCATCCTCATTTTTCATTAGTTCCTCGGCGACTTGAGCTGGAGTCAACACTTCTCCATCAATCAAACGTTTGATGTCCGGGTAGAGACGGTGAGTGTCACCATTGTCCTGAGACAAGCCTAAGTAGTTAGATGCCAATGTTTCAAATCCCTCAAAACTGCAATGTCCCAAGTAAATGTGCATATCCATACGGCCTGGTCTGAGCAATGCAGGATCGAGCTTCTCCTTGTTATTAGTCGTAAATATTACTATGCGTTCATCTCCGCAACTAGACCATAACCCATCAATGCAGTTTAAAAGTCCTGATAATGTTAGTGGTGTTGATCCCTAttcatacaaaaattatttaggATCCATGCATGTATTACTAGCACAAAATAGATTACATAACATAAAACCATTAAGTGAAGACCAAACCTCGGGAGCACCATAGGTCGTGGTTGCTGGTTGCAACCTTGTGGGCAAATCCACAGAACAATCTATATCTTCGACAAGAAGAATCGAGCTGTTTTTAGTGGCGAGAAGTAAGTTCCTCAGACTGGCGTCCCCTTTCACGCTTCCGAGCTGGAGATCATAGATATCAAACTTTAGGTAGTTAGCCATTGCTGCCACTAGACTAGACTTCCCGGTCCCCGGTGGCCCGTACAACAAGTAACCCCTCTTCCAAGCTTTTCCAACTCTCTTGTAgtaatcttttcttttgatgaaccGATCAAGATCTTCCATCACAGAACGCTTGAGCTTATGCGTCATAGCCATCGTGTCGAATGTGGAAGGGTGCTCGAAGTTGACAGATTCCCAGCNGCCAGCTATAAGAATAGAGAGAGTAGGAGTGCATCTTGATGATTCTCCTCTTGTTCTTGATCACATCTGCTTTCTTTTCCACGTAAGGTACATAGGAGTTCACGACCAAGTCTTTGTATTTCTTGTCGAAGCTAAGCTCGAAGCATTCCCAATTGACGGTTTCCTCATCTACTCCTCCATCTATAACCGTGCTTTTCTTGTTGCTTCCAGCTAAATACCGCCACTTGAGCTCAATGCCTTTGTAGACATCGGAGACAACCTCTCCTTCGCTGGGGTATAATTAAGTTGACGTTCTTGTTGTTAGGGTCTCTAGTCATCCTTAGCTTTGATGCATCCGGGCTTATCTTGCTTGAGAGATAAGCTTGAGCCGCATAATAAAGCTCGTTTTGCCTGCTCATCCCGTTTCTCTCAGTCTTGTTCATATCCATGATGACAAGCGTGAGAGTCGATGAACGAGAGCCGACTAAAGATTTGATGTAAGAGACAACGAAGTTATGCACCGGTTGTGGAATTATCGTGTGAATCATTGGTTTGATCATCATTACGGTTCCCGCTAGTGATGCATAGGTAGAAAATATCGATGCAGGAGTAGGGAGATCTCCAGAGAACACCATCGTTTCCGACTTTAGGGTTTGGTCTCCGTTCAATATAATGTGCGTTTGCGGCTTT is drawn from Camelina sativa cultivar DH55 chromosome 8, Cs, whole genome shotgun sequence and contains these coding sequences:
- the LOC104709193 gene encoding AAA-ATPase At5g17740-like — its product is MVFSRDIPSPASSMVSSYASMMGYITIIKPMINTIIPRPVQNFVVSYLKSLVGSRSSTTLTLTIDQLSAVHIHDELYYAAEAYLSTKISPNSSRLNIARDPTQKEVKFYLSDGEVVPDVYNGVKLKWRFFANNKKKSMVDEHGERYHGNFNREYFELSFDKKHRDLVVKSYIPYVESKAMVVKSKRRILKMHSNLQMAWKSVNLEHPSTFDTMAMNEDLKRSVMEDLDKFVRRKDYYKRVGKAWKRGYLLYGPPGTGKTSLVAAMANYLKFDIYDLQLASVKGDAELRTLLLGSKNSSILLVEDIDCSVDLPTRLQPVTKTTQKSKKTLSPLTLSGLLNCIDGLWSSCGNERIIVFTTNNKEKLDPALLRPGRMDMHIYMGHCSFEGFKTLASNYLGLSSKENGDTHHLYPDIKHLIEGQVLTPAQVAEELMRSEGADAALDGLVKILKRKRLEMEGLKSEESNSLAMKKKESRLEMEEMRIRRDTEGSPRKNSKRLKKLVLFWT